A window of Chryseobacterium sp. IHB B 17019 genomic DNA:
TACGTTAACATCTATATGCTCAACCGAAATCCGGGTAAAAAAAGGCAACAAATTTCATATTCGAGATTATTGATTGTTTTGGCTTTCGGGATGGTGATCATGTTCGGTCTGGCATGGATTCAACAGCTTATTTTGTCGCATATCAATTTTGGCCCAACCATGCTGATGGTCGAGGTTCGCGGGATTTTAATCAATCTTGTCTGTTATATGTTTTTGACATTGCTTCAAAATAATTATACAGGACAGCAAGTTCGGCTGGAACTTGAAAAAGTGAAAAGTGATAATCTGGGTGCACAATATGAATTATTAAAGCAGCAAATAAACCCGCATTTCCTGTTTAACAGTTTAAATACTTTAAAATCAATGGCTGAAACAAATGACTCAGAAACCGTGGATTTCATTATGAAACTATCTGATTTTTACCGTTTTACATTAGAAAGTAGAAAATTAGACCTTATTACTGTTCAGGAAGAAATGAAAATTGTTGATTCGTATCTTTTTCTACAAAAAGCCCGTTTTGGTGAAGGAATTACATTTACCAACGAATTAAATAGTGAAGTTTTAAAAACACTCATTCCGCCTTTTACCTTACAGTTATTGGTTGAAAACTGCATTAAGCATAATATTGTTTCACAAAGTAAGCCCTTGCATATAAAAATTTACAATTCTGAAAATAAAATTATTATTGAAAATCCTGTTCAGAAAAAAATGGTGACCGAAGATTCCTTGGGAGTTGGGCTTGACAATGTGAAAATGCGCTACAAGCATCTACTGGAACAGGAAATAGAAATTAATTCAGACGAAAAAATATTTCAAATAAAACTACCTTTCATCCATGAATATCATCATCATTGAAGACGAATTTAGAGCAGCAAAATCCCTTCAGAACTTAGTATTAGAATTAAAACCGGAAGCAAAAATTATTGGAGTTTACGACAGCATAGAAATGAGTGTCGAAGGTTTGTCAAAGGACATTAAACCTGATTTAGTTTTTATGGATATCCAGTTGTCAGACGGGCTTTCCTTTGAAATTTTCAAGCAGGTTGAAATCACCTGTCCGGTGGTTTTCTGTACTGCTTTCGACCAATATATGCTGGATGCTTTTAAAAGCAAAGGTATTGATTATGTACTAAAGCCATTTTCCCGTGAAGACATCGCTGAAGCATTGAGAAAAGTGGACGAGTTAAAAAAATTCTTTCAGAAAAATGAGTTACCGGATTTGGAATCTTTACTGAAAAATATTAACCAAACACAATCGACAAAGAGTAATTTTTTAGTTTTTAAAAATCAAAAATATACGACAGTTCCTACGGAAAATATTGCTTATTTTTTCATTCACAATGAGATCACGCATCTCATGACTTTTGATAAAGAACAGTTTCAGTTGAGTCAATCTTTAGGACAAATTGCCGAACAGGTTTCTGATAAACAATTTTTCAGGATTAACCGACAATACTTAATAAATTTCAAAGCAATTAAAGAAATGGAGCATTATTTTCAGCGTAAAATTTTAGTTAAATTAACCATTGAGACTCCTGAAAAACTACTGATCAATAAAGAAAAAACACACAGTTTCTTCACTTGGCTGGAGGATCGCTAACCTCAAACTTCCACCTCCGGACTTCCATCCAAAAAACTTCAAGTTTATAAAATACAGGTTCACCACGCATTTTGTCCGGTTGAACCTTTTTTGTATTCTTTTGCCCCGAAAAGATATCTACTTTTGAATCAAAATTAAAAGAAATGGTACTAAAAAATCTAATAGGGACAGCAGTTTTCGTAGCTTTAATGTTCACGTTTTCCGCTTTTGTTTACAAGAATAAAACCGTAGAATCTCATCCGAAAACTCCGGTAGAATACAAAGGTTTTGCGGTTTTGGAATTGTTCACTTCCGAAGGCTGCTCAAGTTGTCCACCCGCAGATCAGCTGATGGGAGAGATCGAAAAACAATACAAGGATCAACCTGTTTATATTCTCGCTTATCATGTAGATTATTGGAATAATTTGGGTTGGAAGGATAAATTCAGCAGTGTAGAAAATTCTCAGAGACAGCAGTATTACAGTAAAACATTAAGTTCACAGGTTTACACTCCGCAATTGGTTGTCAATGGTAAAAAAGAGTTTGTAGGTTCAGACCGAAATTCGATTGAAAATGCAATTGAAACGGCATTATTGAATTCTAAAAATATTCCCATTCATTTATCCGCAAAAATTTCCGGGAAAGAAATTAATGTAAACTATAAATCGGAAGAAAAGAATTCACAAAACAAACTTCTCATAACATTAGTTGAGAAAAAATCTTCAACAAATGTACAAAAAGGTGAAAATGAAGGCCGTCATTTACAGCATTGGCAGATTGTTCATCATCAAAATCAAATTTCTTTAAAAAATTCTTCAGAAGGAATTACGAGTTTCAGACTTCCTGAAAATTTCAACACTAATGATTGGGACATTATCGGGATGGTTCAGAATGTGAAAACTGGAGAGATTTTGGGTTCTGCAAAAGCGTTTTAAACACAAGCAACACAAATATCTTCACAAATAAACACTATTAAAATCCGTGGAAATTAGTGATAACATTTGTGTTGCTTGTTTAAAATTCAATTCAAATAAATAAACATCAACAACTTAAAACAACTAAAAAATGAAAACAAAAACAACAAAAATCATCTATTGGTCGGGAGCAATTTTTATGTCATTATGGTTTGGAGCAAGCGGCTTCTTTGAACTGACAAAAAATCCAGTAGTTTGGGATATTACCCAGCAATTAGGCTATCCATCGCATTTTATCTACATTTTGGGTGTATTTAAATTAACAGGAATTTTGGTTTTATTACTTCCAAACAGATTATTAAGATTGAAAGAATGGGTTTTTGCAGGAATGTTTTTCGATATTATTTTCGCATTCTTTTCAAAAATCGCAGTACTTGGCTTTCCGGCAACAATTGATGCGATTGTAGCATTTACGGTACTTTCGGTAACATACTTCATGTTTAGAAAATTATACACTCCAGAGCTTATTTTTGGCGAAATTTAATTTCATTAGATTAAAGTAAAAAATAAACATTCAACGTCATACTTATAGTGCGACATTCAACTTTTCATGCATTCTTATGTTAAAAATAAATCCTCTCATTGCTGGGAGGATTTATTGT
This region includes:
- a CDS encoding sensor histidine kinase gives rise to the protein MQQQKIKISQAVIWVSSIFLGVLSSVPQLASHAFNWEEAIVNSAITAAFSIIMWYVNIYMLNRNPGKKRQQISYSRLLIVLAFGMVIMFGLAWIQQLILSHINFGPTMLMVEVRGILINLVCYMFLTLLQNNYTGQQVRLELEKVKSDNLGAQYELLKQQINPHFLFNSLNTLKSMAETNDSETVDFIMKLSDFYRFTLESRKLDLITVQEEMKIVDSYLFLQKARFGEGITFTNELNSEVLKTLIPPFTLQLLVENCIKHNIVSQSKPLHIKIYNSENKIIIENPVQKKMVTEDSLGVGLDNVKMRYKHLLEQEIEINSDEKIFQIKLPFIHEYHHH
- a CDS encoding LytR/AlgR family response regulator transcription factor, coding for MNIIIIEDEFRAAKSLQNLVLELKPEAKIIGVYDSIEMSVEGLSKDIKPDLVFMDIQLSDGLSFEIFKQVEITCPVVFCTAFDQYMLDAFKSKGIDYVLKPFSREDIAEALRKVDELKKFFQKNELPDLESLLKNINQTQSTKSNFLVFKNQKYTTVPTENIAYFFIHNEITHLMTFDKEQFQLSQSLGQIAEQVSDKQFFRINRQYLINFKAIKEMEHYFQRKILVKLTIETPEKLLINKEKTHSFFTWLEDR
- a CDS encoding DUF1223 domain-containing protein, coding for MVLKNLIGTAVFVALMFTFSAFVYKNKTVESHPKTPVEYKGFAVLELFTSEGCSSCPPADQLMGEIEKQYKDQPVYILAYHVDYWNNLGWKDKFSSVENSQRQQYYSKTLSSQVYTPQLVVNGKKEFVGSDRNSIENAIETALLNSKNIPIHLSAKISGKEINVNYKSEEKNSQNKLLITLVEKKSSTNVQKGENEGRHLQHWQIVHHQNQISLKNSSEGITSFRLPENFNTNDWDIIGMVQNVKTGEILGSAKAF
- a CDS encoding DoxX family protein: MKTKTTKIIYWSGAIFMSLWFGASGFFELTKNPVVWDITQQLGYPSHFIYILGVFKLTGILVLLLPNRLLRLKEWVFAGMFFDIIFAFFSKIAVLGFPATIDAIVAFTVLSVTYFMFRKLYTPELIFGEI